One window of the Janthinobacterium sp. PAMC25594 genome contains the following:
- a CDS encoding methyl-accepting chemotaxis protein: MNLAKMKVGTRLGLGFALVLVLLVAVTVLGIARMAQIQERLDHVINVNNVVTRLVIDMRGNVSDRITSLRILTLMTDASDMEPEMARIKTQTSTYQETQKKLEEKFAAESTAEEKTLLASIKEYEAAAMPAIAKASALWMANDAEGATRVMIKEIRPVQKKWMDALEQLATLEDKLNEQMQSDARKAFDSARLFMIILGVLAVAMGVAAALVITRGLLKQLGGEPDYTASIAGSIANGDLSIGIHTEPSDTSSLLAEMKEMRNSLVGIVGQVRIGTETIGTASREIADGNIDLSSRTEMQASALEKTASAMEELTSTVKQNADNAREANKLAATASDVALKGGSVVSQVVDTMSSINESAKKIVDIIGVIDGIAFQTNILALNAAVEAARAGEQGRGFAVVASEVRNLAQRSAGAAKEIKILIDDSAEKTERGTRLVGQAGVTMGEVVDSVRRVTDIMSEIASASQEQSAGIEQVNLSIIEMDGMTQQNAALVEQAAAAAQSLQDQAAELAHVVSIFKLVEGEEKPAAYVPAPVAAAPVAVRKPAPALRPVKSLTRKPEAAAPVAAPAPRKAAGGGSNDEWEEF; this comes from the coding sequence ATGAATTTAGCAAAAATGAAGGTTGGTACACGCCTGGGCCTGGGATTCGCCCTGGTACTGGTTCTGCTGGTGGCCGTCACCGTCCTCGGCATCGCGCGCATGGCGCAAATCCAGGAACGTCTCGATCACGTGATCAATGTCAACAATGTCGTCACCCGCCTGGTGATCGACATGCGTGGCAACGTCAGCGACCGCATCACCTCGCTGCGCATCCTCACCCTGATGACCGACGCGAGCGATATGGAGCCGGAAATGGCGCGTATCAAGACGCAGACCAGCACCTATCAGGAAACGCAGAAAAAGCTCGAAGAGAAATTCGCCGCCGAGTCGACTGCCGAAGAAAAAACCTTGCTCGCTTCGATCAAGGAATACGAGGCGGCAGCCATGCCGGCCATCGCCAAGGCGTCGGCACTGTGGATGGCCAACGATGCGGAAGGCGCCACGCGCGTGATGATCAAGGAAATCCGCCCGGTACAGAAAAAATGGATGGACGCGCTGGAGCAACTGGCCACCCTGGAAGACAAGTTGAACGAGCAGATGCAATCGGATGCCCGCAAGGCGTTTGACAGCGCGCGCCTGTTCATGATCATCCTCGGCGTACTGGCCGTGGCGATGGGCGTGGCGGCGGCACTGGTGATTACCCGCGGCCTGCTGAAACAGCTGGGTGGCGAGCCTGACTACACGGCATCGATCGCCGGCAGCATCGCCAATGGCGACCTGTCGATCGGCATCCACACCGAGCCATCCGATACGTCCAGCCTGTTGGCGGAAATGAAGGAAATGCGCAACAGCCTGGTAGGCATTGTCGGCCAGGTACGCATCGGCACGGAAACCATCGGCACGGCGTCGCGCGAGATCGCCGATGGCAATATCGACTTGTCGTCGCGTACGGAAATGCAGGCGAGTGCACTGGAAAAAACGGCGTCGGCCATGGAAGAGCTGACCTCGACCGTGAAACAGAATGCGGACAATGCGCGCGAAGCCAACAAGCTGGCCGCCACCGCTTCGGACGTGGCCCTGAAGGGCGGCTCCGTGGTGTCGCAAGTGGTTGACACCATGAGCTCGATCAATGAATCGGCGAAGAAAATTGTCGACATCATCGGCGTCATCGATGGCATCGCCTTCCAGACCAACATCCTGGCGCTGAACGCGGCCGTGGAAGCGGCACGTGCCGGCGAGCAAGGCCGCGGCTTTGCCGTGGTGGCCTCGGAAGTGCGCAACCTGGCCCAGCGCTCCGCTGGCGCCGCGAAAGAAATCAAGATCCTCATCGACGATTCGGCCGAGAAGACGGAACGCGGTACGCGCCTGGTCGGCCAGGCCGGCGTGACGATGGGTGAAGTGGTCGACAGCGTGCGCCGCGTCACCGACATCATGAGCGAGATCGCCAGTGCCAGCCAGGAACAAAGCGCCGGCATCGAACAGGTCAACCTGTCGATCATCGAGATGGATGGCATGACGCAGCAAAATGCGGCCCTGGTGGAACAGGCGGCCGCTGCGGCGCAAAGCTTGCAAGACCAGGCGGCGGAACTGGCCCACGTGGTCAGCATCTTCAAATTGGTCGAAGGCGAAGAGAAGCCGGCAGCGTATGTGCCGGCACCGGTGGCCGCCGCACCCGTCGCCGTGCGCAAGCCGGCGCCGGCATTGCGCCCGGTCAAGTCGCTGACCCGCAAGCCGGAAGCTGCCGCTCCCGTGGCGGCTCCTGCGCCACGCAAGGCGGCAGGTGGCGGCAGCAATGACGAGTGGGAAGAGTTTTAA
- the dusA gene encoding tRNA dihydrouridine(20/20a) synthase DusA, giving the protein MMDWSDRHCRKFHREITRHTWLYTEMVTTGALVYGDVERHLRFNEEEHPVALQLGGSDPRDLATSAKLGQQWGYDEINLNCGCPSERVQKGAFGACLMAEPQLVADCVKAMRDVVDIDVTVKHRIGIDDSESYDFVRDFVGTVADAGCKTFIVHARNAILKGLSPKENREVPPLKYDYAYRLKRDFPQFEFIINGGIKTLDEIDLHLQHLDGVMLGREAYHNPYVMAQFDQRYYGDDTPVKTRDQVLEAMIPYIRAQLEKEAGRLKLNSITRHMLGLMQNLPGARGFRQTLSDSKKLALGDPRLLLEAAARLSLPA; this is encoded by the coding sequence ATGATGGACTGGAGCGACCGCCATTGCCGCAAGTTCCACCGCGAAATCACGCGCCATACCTGGCTGTACACTGAGATGGTGACGACCGGCGCGCTGGTGTACGGCGACGTGGAACGCCATCTGCGCTTCAACGAGGAAGAGCATCCGGTGGCGCTGCAGCTGGGCGGCAGCGACCCGAGGGACCTGGCCACCAGCGCGAAGCTGGGCCAGCAGTGGGGCTATGACGAAATCAACCTCAATTGCGGCTGCCCGTCCGAGCGCGTGCAGAAAGGCGCGTTTGGCGCCTGCCTGATGGCCGAGCCGCAACTGGTGGCCGATTGCGTGAAAGCCATGCGCGACGTGGTCGACATTGACGTCACGGTCAAGCACCGCATCGGCATCGATGACAGCGAGTCGTATGACTTCGTGCGCGATTTCGTCGGCACCGTGGCCGATGCCGGCTGCAAGACATTTATCGTGCATGCGCGCAATGCCATCCTGAAAGGCCTGAGCCCGAAGGAAAACCGCGAAGTGCCGCCCCTCAAGTATGACTATGCCTACCGCTTGAAGCGTGATTTTCCCCAGTTCGAGTTCATTATCAATGGCGGCATCAAGACGCTGGACGAGATCGACCTGCACCTGCAGCACCTGGACGGCGTGATGCTGGGCCGTGAGGCCTACCACAACCCGTACGTGATGGCGCAGTTCGACCAGCGCTATTACGGCGACGACACGCCTGTCAAAACGCGCGATCAGGTGCTCGAAGCGATGATTCCGTATATTCGCGCGCAGCTGGAAAAGGAGGCGGGGCGGCTGAAGCTCAACAGCATCACGCGCCACATGCTGGGCCTGATGCAAAACCTGCCTGGCGCGCGCGGTTTCCGCCAGACCTTGTCCGACTCGAAGAAGCTGGCCTTGGGTGACCCGCGCCTGCTGCTGGAAGCGGCGGCGCGCCTGTCTCTGCCTGCCTGA
- the typA gene encoding translational GTPase TypA: protein MSNTKRAIRNIAIIAHVDHGKTTLVDQLLRQSGTFRENQAVDTRVMDSNDLEKERGITILSKNCAVEYEGTHINIVDTPGHADFGGEVERVLSMVDSVLLLIDAQEGPMPQTRFVTRKALALGLKPIVIVNKIDRPGARPDWAINQTFELFDKLGATDEQLDFPIIYASGLNGYAGLTEDVRSGDMKPMFDAILQHVPVRDDNPEGPLQMQITSLDYSSYVGKIGIGRVNRGTVKVGQDVLVINGPGATPIKGRINQVLNFKGLERVLVDEAVAGDICLINGIDEIGIGSTLCALDTPEALPMLTVDEPTLTMNFMVNNSPLAGREGKFVTSRQLRDRLDRELKANVALRVAPTDDDTIFEVSGRGELHLTILLENMRREGFELAVSRPRVVYKMVDGVRHEPFENLSVDVEEVNQGGVMEELGRRRGDLQNMESDGKGRVRLEYLIPARGLIGFQGEFMTLTRGTGLMSHVFNEYAPVDNTRGEMAGRRNGVLISQDDGAAVAYALWKLQDRGRMFVVHNDPVYEGMIIGIHSRDNDLVVNPIKGKQLTNVRSSGTDEAVRLVPPVQMSLEYAVEFIADDELVEITPKSIRLRKRFLKENERKRAGRDA from the coding sequence ATGTCAAATACAAAACGCGCAATTCGTAATATCGCCATTATCGCCCACGTTGACCACGGCAAAACCACGCTGGTGGATCAGCTGCTGCGCCAATCCGGCACCTTCCGTGAAAACCAAGCGGTCGACACCCGAGTCATGGACTCGAACGACCTGGAAAAGGAGCGCGGCATTACGATTCTGTCGAAGAACTGCGCTGTTGAGTACGAAGGCACCCACATCAACATCGTCGACACCCCAGGCCACGCCGACTTCGGCGGCGAAGTGGAACGTGTTCTGTCGATGGTTGACTCGGTTCTGCTGCTGATCGATGCACAGGAAGGCCCGATGCCGCAAACCCGTTTCGTCACGCGCAAAGCGCTGGCACTGGGTCTGAAGCCTATCGTCATCGTCAACAAGATCGACCGTCCAGGCGCACGTCCGGACTGGGCCATCAACCAGACGTTCGAACTGTTCGACAAACTGGGCGCTACCGACGAGCAACTGGATTTCCCTATCATTTACGCTTCGGGCCTGAACGGCTATGCCGGCCTGACCGAAGACGTACGCAGCGGCGACATGAAGCCGATGTTCGACGCCATCCTGCAACACGTGCCTGTCCGTGATGACAATCCGGAAGGCCCGCTGCAGATGCAAATCACCTCGCTCGACTACTCGTCGTACGTCGGCAAGATCGGCATTGGCCGCGTCAACCGCGGTACCGTCAAGGTTGGTCAGGACGTTCTGGTCATCAACGGTCCAGGCGCTACGCCGATCAAAGGCCGCATCAACCAGGTGCTGAACTTCAAGGGCCTGGAGCGCGTGCTGGTAGACGAAGCCGTTGCCGGCGACATCTGCCTGATCAACGGTATCGACGAAATCGGCATCGGTTCGACCCTGTGCGCACTGGATACCCCGGAAGCGCTGCCTATGCTGACCGTCGACGAGCCAACCCTGACCATGAACTTCATGGTCAACAACTCGCCACTGGCTGGCCGCGAAGGCAAGTTCGTGACCTCGCGTCAATTGCGTGACCGTCTGGACCGCGAACTGAAAGCCAACGTTGCTCTGCGCGTAGCGCCGACCGACGACGACACGATCTTTGAAGTATCGGGCCGTGGCGAATTGCACCTGACGATTCTGCTCGAAAACATGCGTCGCGAAGGCTTCGAGCTGGCCGTATCGCGTCCGCGCGTGGTCTACAAGATGGTCGATGGCGTACGCCACGAGCCGTTTGAAAACCTGTCGGTCGACGTGGAAGAAGTCAACCAGGGCGGCGTCATGGAAGAGCTGGGCCGTCGTCGTGGCGACCTGCAAAACATGGAATCGGATGGCAAGGGCCGCGTGCGTCTCGAGTATCTGATCCCGGCGCGTGGCCTGATCGGCTTCCAGGGCGAATTCATGACCCTGACCCGCGGCACCGGCTTGATGAGCCACGTATTCAACGAATACGCGCCAGTCGACAACACCCGTGGCGAAATGGCTGGCCGTCGTAACGGCGTGCTGATCTCGCAAGATGACGGCGCCGCTGTTGCCTACGCCCTGTGGAAACTGCAAGATCGCGGCCGCATGTTCGTGGTCCACAACGATCCAGTGTACGAAGGCATGATCATCGGCATTCACTCGCGCGACAACGATCTGGTCGTCAACCCGATCAAGGGCAAGCAGCTGACCAACGTGCGTTCGTCGGGTACCGATGAAGCAGTGCGCCTGGTACCACCAGTGCAAATGTCGCTGGAATACGCGGTGGAATTCATCGCCGACGACGAACTGGTTGAAATCACGCCTAAATCGATCCGTCTGCGCAAGCGCTTCCTGAAAGAAAACGAGCGTAAGCGCGCCGGCCGCGACGCGTAA
- the truB gene encoding tRNA pseudouridine(55) synthase TruB, protein MAGPKKPPGIKRVRDLVDGVLLLDKPVGWSSNDALIKAKRVLNAKKAGHTGTLDPFATGLLPLCFGEATKFSQDLLEADKTYETLVHLGLTTDTGDTEGDVLETRDVNVTEEQIEAVLARFRGPILQTPPMYSALKRDGKPLYEYARAGITLEREARPVTIHKLEFLGYEAPFLKLSVMCSKGTYIRVLGEDIGHALGCGGHLNALRRTQVGSLTLDGVVTLDELTAHAAPLSLLAPVDALLSSFPAVQLTEELAKRFLHGQRIALGKEEVAVPAEPGRVRVYHDSKLLGTGQLQEYSILAPERLIATAHQ, encoded by the coding sequence GTGGCGGGTCCGAAGAAACCACCGGGCATCAAGCGGGTGCGCGACCTGGTCGACGGCGTCTTGCTGCTCGATAAGCCCGTGGGCTGGTCCAGCAATGACGCCCTGATCAAGGCCAAGCGCGTGCTGAATGCGAAAAAAGCGGGCCATACGGGCACGCTGGACCCGTTCGCCACGGGCTTGCTGCCGCTGTGCTTTGGCGAGGCGACGAAATTCTCGCAGGACTTGCTGGAAGCCGATAAAACCTACGAAACCCTGGTGCACCTGGGGCTGACGACGGATACGGGCGATACCGAGGGCGACGTGCTGGAAACACGCGACGTCAACGTCACCGAAGAGCAGATCGAAGCCGTGCTGGCGCGGTTCCGCGGGCCGATTTTGCAGACGCCGCCCATGTACTCGGCCTTGAAAAGGGACGGCAAGCCCTTATATGAGTATGCAAGGGCAGGCATCACGCTGGAGCGCGAAGCGCGCCCGGTGACCATCCACAAGCTCGAGTTCCTCGGCTACGAAGCCCCGTTCCTGAAATTGTCCGTGATGTGCAGCAAAGGCACGTATATCCGCGTGCTGGGCGAAGACATCGGCCATGCCCTCGGTTGCGGCGGCCATCTGAACGCCTTGCGCCGCACGCAGGTGGGCAGCCTGACGTTGGATGGCGTTGTCACCCTGGACGAGCTGACGGCGCATGCCGCGCCGTTGAGCCTGCTGGCGCCCGTCGATGCATTGTTGTCGAGTTTCCCCGCCGTCCAGCTGACGGAAGAATTGGCCAAGCGTTTCCTGCATGGTCAGCGCATCGCACTGGGCAAGGAAGAGGTCGCCGTACCAGCCGAGCCGGGCAGGGTGCGCGTGTATCACGACAGCAAGCTGCTGGGCACGGGCCAGTTGCAGGAATACAGCATCCTGGCGCCGGAGCGTCTCATTGCCACGGCGCATCAATAA
- the rbfA gene encoding 30S ribosome-binding factor RbfA — MAKHSKTMPARGLRVADQIQRDLAEIVAYELKDPRVGTMITITEVQITPDYAHAKVFFTMLKDSKEAIKNTTEGLMAASGFIRGLLGKRLHIHTLPMLHFVHDSSTSRGMEMSLLIDKANATRAADAEPDEKPADKADEQ; from the coding sequence ATGGCTAAACATAGCAAAACCATGCCAGCGCGCGGCTTGCGCGTGGCCGACCAGATCCAGCGCGATCTGGCTGAAATCGTCGCCTACGAATTGAAAGACCCGCGCGTGGGCACGATGATCACCATCACCGAAGTGCAGATCACGCCCGATTACGCGCATGCCAAGGTGTTTTTCACGATGTTGAAAGACAGCAAGGAAGCCATCAAGAACACCACCGAAGGCCTGATGGCCGCGTCTGGCTTCATCCGTGGCTTGCTGGGCAAGCGCCTGCACATCCATACCCTGCCGATGCTGCATTTCGTGCACGACAGCTCGACCTCGCGCGGCATGGAAATGTCCTTGCTGATCGACAAGGCCAACGCCACGCGCGCGGCCGACGCCGAGCCGGACGAAAAGCCTGCCGACAAAGCGGACGAGCAATAA
- the infB gene encoding translation initiation factor IF-2, protein MASNNVAQFATELKMPADLLLTQLRSAGVEKSSTSDPLSKDDKDKLLDHLRRTHGAAADTEKKKITVTRKETTEIKQADATGKSRTIQVEVRKKRTFVQRDEAVPVAAEPVAPAAPVIDPADVARREEDARKQAELIARQEADLREKQERLAKLDAEKEAQAKATQQAELAAKKEADAEAKKAAAKAAAAPVPSAAAPVVDDAAAEAKKAAAAEEAKKKAAAAAVAAKEAADKAEATDRARKAVADEVAQIKAMMNAPRRAIKAPEPVPVPVKPKAPEGTLHKPADKKPGDKPGDKKPAVADKKSIKSANVSSTWSDDAKKRGTTGGPKPRGNSGPGGRDSWRGGAKGRRPTHHDDRESNFQAPTEAVVKDVHVPETITVAELAHKMSVKASEVIKHLMKLGQMCTINQVLDQETAMILVEEMGHKAFAAEQDDPEALLADVGEHAHFESKPRAPVVTVMGHVDHGKTSLLDYIRRAKVASGEAGGITQHIGAYHVDTPRGMITFLDTPGHEAFTAMRARGAKATDIVILVVAADDGVMPQTKEAIAHAKAAGVPLVVAINKVDKPGGNVDRVTQELVAEQVVPEEYGGESPFVPVSAKTGQGIDDLLEQVLLQAEVLELKAPVDAPARGLVVEARLDKGRGPVATILVQSGTLKRGDVILAGSSYGRVRAMLDENGKAIAEAGPSIPVEIQGLTEVPVAGEEVVVMADERKAREIGLFRQGKFRDVKLAKQQAAKLENMFDQMAEGEVKNLPLIIKTDVQGSQEALVGSLQKLSTSEVRVQVVHAAVGGITESDVNLAVASKAVIIGFNARADAQARKLAESNGVDIRYYNIIYDAIDEIRSALSGMLAPEKRETVIGHVEIRQVILVSKVGAIAGCLVTDGVVKRASSVRLLRNNIVVWSGEIDSLKRFKDDAKEVRAGLECGLSLRNYNDIQVGDTLEVFEVQEIARTL, encoded by the coding sequence ATGGCGAGTAACAACGTAGCCCAATTTGCCACCGAACTGAAGATGCCTGCAGATTTGCTGCTGACGCAGCTGCGTTCTGCCGGCGTCGAGAAAAGTTCGACGTCAGATCCATTGTCGAAAGATGATAAGGACAAGCTTTTGGATCATCTGCGCCGCACACACGGCGCAGCGGCTGACACAGAAAAGAAAAAAATCACCGTGACCCGCAAGGAAACGACTGAAATCAAGCAAGCTGACGCCACCGGCAAGTCGCGCACCATCCAGGTGGAAGTGCGCAAGAAACGCACTTTCGTCCAGCGTGACGAAGCTGTGCCGGTCGCGGCAGAACCGGTCGCGCCTGCCGCACCGGTGATCGATCCCGCCGACGTGGCGCGCCGTGAAGAAGATGCCCGTAAACAGGCTGAACTGATCGCCCGCCAGGAAGCCGATCTGCGCGAAAAGCAAGAACGTCTGGCCAAGCTCGACGCGGAAAAAGAAGCCCAGGCGAAAGCCACGCAACAGGCTGAATTGGCTGCGAAGAAAGAAGCTGACGCGGAAGCGAAGAAAGCCGCTGCCAAGGCTGCTGCCGCGCCTGTCCCCAGCGCCGCTGCGCCTGTCGTTGACGACGCCGCTGCCGAAGCGAAAAAAGCTGCTGCCGCTGAAGAAGCGAAGAAGAAAGCCGCCGCCGCTGCTGTTGCCGCCAAGGAAGCCGCTGACAAAGCGGAAGCCACGGACCGTGCACGCAAGGCCGTTGCCGACGAAGTCGCCCAGATCAAGGCCATGATGAACGCGCCACGCCGCGCCATCAAAGCTCCTGAACCCGTACCGGTTCCGGTCAAGCCGAAGGCGCCGGAAGGCACCCTGCACAAGCCTGCTGACAAGAAACCTGGCGACAAGCCGGGCGACAAGAAGCCTGCTGTTGCAGACAAGAAATCCATCAAGTCGGCGAATGTGTCGTCCACCTGGTCCGATGACGCGAAAAAACGCGGCACCACCGGTGGTCCGAAGCCACGCGGCAATAGCGGCCCAGGCGGCCGTGACAGCTGGCGCGGTGGCGCGAAGGGCCGTCGCCCGACGCACCATGACGACCGTGAATCGAACTTCCAGGCGCCTACGGAAGCCGTCGTCAAAGACGTGCACGTACCGGAAACGATCACCGTGGCCGAACTGGCACACAAAATGTCCGTCAAGGCATCCGAAGTCATCAAGCATTTGATGAAATTGGGCCAGATGTGCACGATCAACCAGGTGCTGGACCAGGAAACCGCCATGATTCTGGTGGAAGAAATGGGCCACAAGGCGTTTGCCGCCGAGCAGGATGATCCGGAAGCGTTGCTGGCCGATGTGGGCGAGCACGCGCACTTCGAGTCGAAGCCGCGCGCACCGGTGGTCACCGTCATGGGTCACGTCGACCACGGCAAGACCTCGTTGCTCGATTACATCCGTCGCGCCAAGGTTGCCTCCGGCGAAGCGGGCGGCATTACGCAGCATATCGGCGCTTACCACGTCGATACGCCACGCGGCATGATCACCTTCCTCGACACCCCGGGCCACGAAGCGTTTACCGCGATGCGTGCCCGTGGCGCCAAGGCAACCGACATCGTCATTCTGGTGGTTGCCGCCGACGATGGCGTGATGCCGCAAACGAAAGAAGCGATTGCCCATGCGAAAGCAGCCGGCGTACCGCTGGTGGTGGCGATCAACAAGGTCGACAAACCAGGTGGCAACGTGGATCGCGTGACGCAGGAACTGGTCGCCGAGCAAGTCGTGCCGGAAGAATACGGTGGCGAATCGCCATTCGTGCCGGTCTCGGCCAAAACGGGTCAGGGTATCGACGATCTGCTGGAACAAGTGCTGTTGCAAGCCGAAGTGCTGGAACTGAAGGCACCGGTCGATGCGCCTGCGCGCGGCCTGGTCGTCGAGGCGCGTCTGGACAAGGGCCGTGGTCCTGTCGCGACGATCCTGGTGCAGTCCGGTACATTGAAGCGCGGCGACGTGATTCTGGCGGGCTCTTCGTATGGCCGTGTTCGCGCCATGCTGGACGAGAACGGCAAAGCCATCGCTGAAGCGGGTCCGTCGATTCCGGTCGAAATCCAGGGCTTGACGGAAGTGCCGGTTGCCGGTGAAGAAGTCGTCGTCATGGCGGACGAGCGCAAGGCGCGTGAAATCGGTCTGTTCCGTCAAGGTAAGTTCCGCGACGTGAAACTGGCCAAGCAGCAAGCTGCGAAACTGGAAAACATGTTCGACCAGATGGCCGAAGGCGAAGTGAAAAACTTGCCGCTGATCATCAAAACCGACGTGCAAGGTTCGCAAGAAGCGCTGGTCGGTTCGCTGCAGAAACTGTCGACCTCCGAAGTGCGCGTACAAGTTGTTCACGCGGCAGTCGGCGGCATCACGGAATCGGACGTCAACCTGGCAGTCGCCTCGAAAGCGGTCATCATCGGCTTCAACGCCCGTGCTGATGCCCAGGCACGCAAGCTGGCCGAGTCGAATGGCGTGGACATTCGCTACTACAACATCATTTACGATGCGATCGACGAGATCAGGTCGGCGTTGTCGGGCATGTTGGCACCAGAGAAACGCGAAACCGTCATCGGCCACGTCGAGATCCGCCAGGTTATCCTGGTCTCGAAAGTGGGCGCGATTGCCGGTTGCCTGGTCACCGATGGCGTGGTCAAGCGTGCTTCTTCCGTCCGCCTGTTGCGCAACAACATCGTGGTGTGGAGCGGCGAGATCGACTCCCTGAAACGCTTCAAGGACGATGCGAAAGAAGTTCGCGCCGGTCTGGAGTGCGGCCTGTCGCTGCGCAACTACAACGACATTCAGGTTGGCGACACCCTGGAAGTGTTCGAAGTCCAGGAAATCGCTCGTACCCTGTAA